A window from Chitinophaga filiformis encodes these proteins:
- a CDS encoding SnoaL-like domain-containing protein: MTTQEVANKYYELACQNEYIRIQDEYYADNVISVEPEHAAARGMQVVTKGKPAVVAKGVAFRESREELHSQSCSEPLVTVDFFSVILKRDITFKNRGRVQLEEIGIFQVKDGKIILEQFFY, encoded by the coding sequence ATGACTACACAGGAAGTTGCAAACAAGTATTATGAGCTGGCTTGCCAAAACGAATACATCCGGATACAGGATGAATATTATGCTGACAATGTCATCTCTGTGGAACCGGAACATGCAGCCGCAAGGGGTATGCAGGTTGTTACAAAAGGGAAACCAGCTGTTGTAGCCAAAGGCGTGGCTTTTCGTGAATCACGTGAAGAATTGCATAGTCAATCCTGTAGCGAGCCATTGGTTACGGTAGATTTCTTCAGTGTTATACTGAAAAGAGATATCACGTTTAAGAACAGAGGCCGCGTGCAACTGGAAGAGATTGGCATTTTCCAGGTAAAAGACGGGAAGATCATATTGGAACAGTTCTTTTATTAG
- the cas3 gene encoding CRISPR-associated helicase Cas3': protein MKTTCPILAKSALEGNLSLLEHTRHVVLAMALFAKRSGLNIDPEIARKGAVLHDLGKAHPHFQRKIYHQKSTSLRDNLEWDFIHRHEISSLAFLPCFPASEWDILTDLVIAHHKSIINDPGEKGILDLTRFRDTLDNHLKDWEEWYIHGLEIIRHFGYSVKDIPREEAKAALEYVVSHCDKKKNGVSLLRGLLKSADHFASAFTHNTQQQLGSLFEIPDLTYYHSEKRKSSIYPLSLLPSDNTRKHTFVVAPTGAGKTDFLLRRCSRRVFYLLPFQASINAMWERIKENVPNKDVRLLHATSRIVVKDNNDEQILQPLVGAAVKVLTPHQLAAVLFGIKGHESILLDLQETDIILDEIHTYSDFSMAMVLDLVKTLVRLNCNVHIGTATMPTTLYKKLSEILGGTDNIYEVKLPAPVLDTFDRHIIDKIAHEDQINGILAEAFAKGEKVLLVFNTIRKAQSTFKQLLDDFPDIPKMLIHSRFKRADRVELERKLKKEFNGDASGNGSPGIRPCLVVSTQVVEVSLDISFDRMITECAPLDSLIQRFGRINRIRNEQTLGKYKPIHVISPGNNPLPYKQEILKASFDQLPEHFGLLKENSLQEKLDTVYPDIDTKEIDIHLIYRNDRYIIKELTDNKKSILIDALKIEGATCILESDRDTYINADWETRQQFEIPIRYQTIMRYKKQYEQLEVGSYPFVIPQQVEAYNMYGLQLTEHDNFL from the coding sequence ATGAAGACGACATGTCCTATTCTGGCTAAAAGTGCGCTTGAAGGAAACTTATCCCTCTTGGAGCACACCCGGCATGTAGTGCTGGCAATGGCGCTATTTGCAAAAAGATCCGGTTTGAATATAGATCCGGAAATAGCCAGGAAAGGGGCTGTTTTACATGATCTCGGCAAAGCGCATCCACATTTCCAGCGAAAGATATACCACCAGAAAAGCACATCTTTACGGGACAATCTTGAATGGGATTTTATTCACAGGCATGAAATTTCATCCTTAGCCTTCCTCCCCTGTTTTCCTGCATCTGAATGGGATATTCTGACAGATCTCGTCATTGCACATCACAAATCAATTATTAATGACCCTGGAGAAAAAGGTATTCTTGACCTTACAAGGTTCCGCGATACGCTCGACAATCATCTGAAAGACTGGGAGGAATGGTACATCCACGGACTGGAAATTATCCGGCATTTTGGGTATTCCGTTAAAGATATACCCAGAGAAGAGGCCAAAGCAGCGCTGGAATATGTAGTCAGCCATTGCGATAAAAAGAAAAACGGGGTATCCCTTCTGCGGGGCTTGTTAAAATCGGCAGATCATTTTGCATCAGCGTTTACGCATAACACACAGCAGCAACTAGGATCACTGTTCGAAATCCCAGATTTAACATACTACCATAGTGAAAAAAGAAAGAGCAGTATCTATCCCCTATCATTACTTCCATCTGACAATACCAGGAAACACACCTTCGTAGTAGCACCTACAGGAGCAGGAAAAACAGACTTTCTCCTGAGAAGATGCAGCAGGAGGGTCTTTTATTTATTGCCATTCCAGGCCTCTATCAATGCCATGTGGGAAAGAATAAAGGAAAATGTGCCCAATAAAGACGTCCGCCTGCTGCATGCAACATCCAGGATCGTCGTGAAAGACAACAATGATGAGCAAATTCTGCAGCCATTGGTTGGTGCTGCGGTAAAAGTGCTCACTCCTCACCAACTGGCTGCTGTTTTATTTGGGATAAAGGGCCACGAAAGTATATTACTGGATTTACAGGAAACTGATATTATCCTGGATGAGATCCATACCTACTCTGATTTTTCCATGGCAATGGTATTAGATCTTGTTAAAACATTGGTGAGATTAAACTGTAATGTTCATATAGGCACGGCAACTATGCCCACAACGCTTTATAAAAAACTGTCCGAAATCTTAGGCGGTACAGACAATATATATGAGGTAAAGCTGCCCGCTCCTGTGCTTGATACATTCGACAGGCATATCATTGATAAAATAGCGCATGAAGATCAGATCAACGGTATACTCGCAGAAGCATTCGCTAAAGGAGAAAAAGTCCTGCTGGTATTTAATACCATCAGGAAGGCGCAGTCTACATTTAAGCAACTGCTGGACGATTTTCCCGACATCCCTAAAATGCTTATTCACAGTAGATTTAAAAGAGCGGACAGGGTGGAGCTGGAAAGAAAACTAAAAAAGGAATTTAATGGCGATGCATCCGGCAATGGCAGCCCCGGAATAAGGCCTTGTCTTGTTGTTTCCACACAGGTAGTAGAAGTAAGTCTTGATATAAGCTTTGACAGGATGATCACAGAATGCGCTCCCCTGGACAGCCTGATACAGCGTTTTGGACGGATAAACAGGATAAGGAATGAGCAGACATTAGGAAAATATAAACCGATCCATGTTATCAGCCCCGGAAACAATCCTTTACCATACAAACAGGAAATCCTCAAAGCCAGCTTTGATCAACTACCGGAGCACTTTGGATTATTAAAAGAAAATTCCCTTCAGGAAAAACTGGACACAGTTTATCCGGATATTGACACCAAAGAGATCGACATACACCTTATCTATAGAAACGACAGGTATATTATTAAAGAACTTACCGATAACAAAAAGTCTATCCTGATAGATGCACTGAAAATTGAAGGGGCTACCTGCATCCTTGAAAGCGACAGGGATACTTATATAAATGCTGATTGGGAAACCAGGCAGCAGTTTGAGATCCCCATCAGATACCAGACTATCATGAGATATAAAAAACAATATGAGCAGTTAGAGGTGGGTTCATATCCTTTCGTAATACCCCAACAAGTCGAAGCGTATAATATGTATGGGTTACAATTAACTGAACACGATAATTTTCTATAA
- a CDS encoding RagB/SusD family nutrient uptake outer membrane protein, translated as MKRNIKSCFILLTGLLLSGSCTNIDEKLYDRITSDNFLQTKADVIRDFLRPFEHSYWSIQGGATFMLQENSTDELMTLNRQGDWYDGAQYQRVHYHTWTPNDNYTSDAWNALYQGINLATNSLEDLQGIQNPGKFNLTQAELDDYIAELKTLRAWLNIRVLDLYRNMVIVTKVKGETQSGPQVTPQEAFDFIEKELKEAIPALPTRQDLGANAIGRWTKGGAAALLVRLYLNAKVYTGKERFTDCATVCQDIIDGKYGTYALENRWDAPFDYNNSQSAETIFGFPGSFGLTHWQYSSNMYFWMMPYQATRYLGFTDFGEANPKYALQPGRDVDSVEYTFTMGKPFVKFQRYPDDYRLKKYKNLGNSKREGMFLYGYLPYVNADGKTDTVRGNKGPYALFLRDQVGMFLNTPPGVKISDKESNMNHGDHNSGVFPIKYPYYPNDDDNKISSAYAEIRLAEIYYSLAECKYRAEDRPGAAALLNAVRTRNYPAGSPSLYNANGSQLTDQEMLDEWGREFLVEGRRRTDLVRWGVFHTGTWWDKQPDADDHTTIFPIGQNVLNAARILKQNPGY; from the coding sequence ATGAAACGCAATATAAAAAGCTGTTTTATCCTGCTGACAGGCCTACTGTTAAGCGGCAGCTGTACTAATATCGATGAAAAACTATACGATAGGATCACCTCCGATAACTTTCTGCAAACGAAGGCAGATGTGATACGCGACTTCCTTCGGCCCTTCGAGCACTCCTACTGGAGCATACAGGGAGGGGCTACCTTCATGCTGCAGGAAAACAGTACAGATGAACTGATGACCCTCAACAGGCAGGGCGACTGGTACGATGGCGCACAATACCAGCGGGTGCATTACCATACCTGGACGCCTAACGACAATTACACCAGTGACGCCTGGAATGCCCTCTATCAGGGTATCAACCTGGCCACCAACTCACTGGAAGACCTGCAGGGCATTCAGAACCCGGGCAAATTCAACCTCACTCAGGCAGAGCTGGACGACTACATCGCCGAACTGAAAACGTTACGGGCCTGGCTCAATATCCGCGTACTTGATCTTTACAGGAACATGGTGATTGTTACCAAGGTAAAGGGAGAAACGCAATCCGGGCCGCAGGTAACGCCACAGGAAGCTTTTGACTTCATTGAAAAAGAATTGAAAGAGGCTATCCCTGCCCTACCTACCAGGCAGGACCTGGGCGCCAATGCTATCGGCCGGTGGACAAAAGGCGGTGCAGCAGCACTGCTGGTACGTCTTTATCTGAATGCCAAGGTATATACCGGTAAGGAAAGGTTTACTGATTGTGCTACGGTATGTCAGGACATCATTGATGGCAAATATGGTACTTATGCTTTGGAAAACAGGTGGGATGCACCGTTTGACTATAACAACAGTCAGTCGGCCGAGACCATTTTCGGTTTCCCTGGAAGTTTCGGACTTACCCACTGGCAGTATTCAAGCAATATGTATTTCTGGATGATGCCTTATCAGGCCACCCGCTATCTTGGCTTTACTGATTTTGGCGAAGCCAACCCGAAATATGCCTTACAACCAGGCCGTGATGTGGATAGCGTAGAATATACTTTCACGATGGGTAAGCCTTTTGTGAAGTTCCAGCGTTATCCTGATGACTACCGTCTTAAGAAATACAAGAACCTGGGCAACAGCAAACGCGAAGGCATGTTCCTCTATGGTTACCTGCCATATGTAAATGCAGATGGAAAGACGGATACCGTAAGAGGTAACAAAGGGCCTTATGCGCTGTTCCTGCGCGATCAGGTAGGCATGTTCCTGAATACACCACCGGGCGTTAAGATCAGTGACAAAGAGTCAAATATGAATCATGGCGATCATAACTCAGGCGTATTCCCTATAAAATATCCCTATTATCCAAACGATGATGACAATAAAATAAGTTCTGCCTATGCAGAAATAAGGCTGGCGGAGATCTATTATTCCCTTGCGGAATGCAAATACAGAGCTGAAGACAGGCCAGGCGCAGCAGCCTTGTTAAACGCAGTGCGTACGCGTAATTATCCTGCCGGTTCACCCAGCCTGTACAACGCGAATGGTAGTCAGCTGACAGACCAGGAAATGCTGGATGAATGGGGCCGTGAGTTCCTGGTAGAAGGCAGAAGGAGAACTGATCTCGTGCGTTGGGGTGTTTTCCATACAGGTACATGGTGGGACAAACAACCGGATGCAGACGATCATACAACAATATTTCCTATAGGTCAGAATGTGCTGAACGCCGCAAGAATATTGAAACAGAATCCGGGCTATTGA
- the cas6 gene encoding CRISPR-associated endoribonuclease Cas6 — protein sequence MRLYLQITRSTETVPFNYQHYLTGALHKWIGAENDIHDKTSLYSFSWLQQVNTNADGIRTTDRSSFFISAYDDKLIKKILYGIRQDPVIGFGIKVSGVQITAPPAFSNKEIFRTASPILIKKRQDNNEKHIEYNDPHAGKYLTEVLQKKLTIAGLSGEGLSIGFDMTYPSPRTKIVKYKEIGNRVNICPVIIEGSPEQIEFAWHVGVGNSTGIGFGALK from the coding sequence ATGAGATTATACCTACAGATCACCAGGAGCACTGAAACGGTGCCTTTCAATTACCAACACTATCTGACGGGGGCACTCCATAAATGGATCGGCGCTGAAAATGACATACATGACAAAACCAGTCTCTATTCCTTTTCCTGGTTGCAACAAGTAAATACCAATGCCGATGGCATCAGAACGACAGATAGATCTTCTTTTTTTATTAGTGCCTATGACGACAAATTAATAAAAAAGATACTCTATGGCATAAGGCAGGACCCTGTAATCGGGTTCGGAATTAAAGTTTCAGGCGTACAAATAACAGCTCCACCAGCCTTCAGCAACAAGGAGATCTTTCGTACTGCCAGTCCGATACTTATAAAAAAGAGACAAGACAATAATGAAAAGCACATTGAGTATAATGATCCCCACGCTGGCAAATACCTGACAGAAGTATTGCAGAAAAAACTGACGATCGCCGGTTTATCTGGTGAAGGGCTCAGCATTGGTTTTGATATGACTTATCCCAGCCCGAGAACAAAGATTGTTAAGTATAAAGAAATCGGGAACAGGGTCAACATCTGTCCCGTCATTATAGAAGGCAGTCCCGAACAAATCGAATTTGCCTGGCATGTAGGCGTGGGCAATAGTACGGGCATTGGCTTTGGCGCATTAAAATAG
- a CDS encoding bestrophin family protein, protein MIIRKRENWFRMLFVWHGSVLPKLLPRLTLLFTVAVGVVYFHGTFLTYKIPLNPAPFTLFGIALALFLGFRNNASYDRFWEGRKLWGSLLNDTRSLARQALSFTNFADGDKSALSFVQLLIACAYALKHQLRGTDAAEDLKKRLPGSQFELIMNARFKPVIIMRLMAEWVQRLKLDGKIDTIQQAAMDQNLDKISDIVGGCERIASTPLPYSYRVLLHRTVYIYCFLLPFGLVDSLSWFTPFIVTFIAYTFVALEAIADEIEDPFGIEANDLALNEMCRVIEGTLKEMAGETWNGSEETRGTVID, encoded by the coding sequence ATGATCATCAGAAAAAGAGAAAACTGGTTCAGAATGTTATTTGTGTGGCACGGGTCGGTATTGCCCAAGCTACTGCCAAGACTGACACTCCTTTTTACTGTAGCCGTCGGAGTGGTCTATTTTCACGGAACATTCCTGACTTATAAAATCCCCCTCAACCCGGCGCCGTTCACCTTATTTGGGATAGCGCTGGCCCTCTTCCTGGGGTTCCGCAACAATGCCAGCTATGACCGCTTCTGGGAAGGGCGCAAGCTGTGGGGCTCCCTGTTGAACGACACCCGCTCTCTTGCCCGGCAGGCATTGTCTTTTACGAACTTTGCAGATGGCGACAAGTCGGCCCTTAGCTTTGTACAGCTGTTAATTGCCTGTGCTTATGCCCTGAAGCACCAGTTGAGAGGAACGGATGCAGCGGAGGACCTGAAGAAAAGACTGCCGGGATCACAATTCGAGCTCATTATGAACGCACGGTTCAAACCTGTCATTATCATGCGCCTGATGGCGGAATGGGTGCAGCGCTTGAAACTGGATGGAAAGATAGATACTATTCAGCAGGCCGCCATGGATCAGAACCTGGACAAAATTTCTGATATAGTGGGTGGTTGCGAGCGGATTGCCTCCACGCCTCTCCCTTACAGTTATCGTGTACTGCTGCACCGGACGGTGTATATCTATTGCTTTCTCCTGCCGTTTGGCTTAGTAGACAGCTTAAGCTGGTTCACACCATTTATCGTGACCTTTATCGCCTATACGTTTGTTGCGCTGGAGGCAATAGCAGATGAAATTGAAGATCCATTTGGAATAGAAGCCAATGACCTTGCCCTGAACGAAATGTGCCGGGTAATTGAAGGGACTTTGAAGGAGATGGCGGGAGAAACCTGGAATGGTAGTGAAGAGACGAGAGGGACGGTGATTGATTGA
- a CDS encoding DUF72 domain-containing protein gives MNPKSKCYAGTSGLVLPVANKLAFPPAYQDKSRLSYYASLFNSLEVNSSFYKVPMATTTKRWATEVPEGFKFTFKLFRGITHNKGLIFEDELVQKFMHVIDQVGDKKGALLVQFPASIVFDSVAQLERLLAGIQQYDPKKTWHLSIEFRHTSWYRKETYKLLTKYHAAMVIHDMPKSIPPPLSFRLDFEYVRFHGPAGDYKGGYSDEVLQGYADRINAWLKEGKTVYVYFNNTIGDALKNLIKLNESILK, from the coding sequence ATGAACCCGAAAAGTAAATGCTACGCAGGTACAAGCGGACTGGTGCTGCCCGTTGCCAATAAGCTGGCTTTCCCACCGGCTTATCAGGATAAAAGCAGGCTTTCATATTATGCCTCCTTGTTTAACAGTCTTGAGGTGAACAGCTCCTTTTATAAAGTCCCCATGGCGACGACTACAAAGCGCTGGGCAACAGAAGTGCCGGAAGGATTTAAGTTTACGTTTAAATTGTTCAGAGGAATTACGCACAACAAAGGACTTATTTTCGAGGATGAGCTGGTGCAAAAGTTTATGCATGTCATTGACCAGGTAGGGGACAAGAAAGGCGCCCTGTTGGTCCAGTTTCCGGCCAGTATTGTTTTTGACAGTGTGGCACAACTGGAACGCCTGCTGGCTGGTATCCAGCAGTACGATCCAAAGAAAACATGGCATTTAAGTATTGAGTTCAGGCATACGTCATGGTACCGGAAGGAGACATATAAGCTGTTAACCAAATATCATGCGGCCATGGTAATACACGATATGCCTAAATCCATTCCTCCTCCCTTAAGTTTCCGGCTTGATTTCGAATATGTGCGATTTCACGGGCCGGCGGGCGATTATAAAGGCGGGTATTCAGATGAAGTGTTACAGGGATATGCCGATAGGATCAATGCCTGGTTAAAAGAAGGGAAGACTGTTTATGTTTATTTCAATAATACCATTGGCGATGCGCTTAAAAACTTGATAAAACTCAATGAATCTATTTTAAAATAA